Within Thermoanaerobaculum aquaticum, the genomic segment AAGATTCCGGTTTTGGTGGTGCCGGCGGGTTCCTAGCGCGGCCCAACCTGAAGGTTGTTCCTCGAAAACCCTGACAGCTTTTCACGACCCCGTGGGTTGACTGCGGCTCGAAATTTTTGGATAATTCTTCTCGAACGTGATGCCCCCAAGGCGATCACGTGAAAGGAGGAACGTTCATGAGCTTGGTAGGCAAACCGGCACCGCTTTTTACCCTGGAGGGTTACCACAACGGCGAGTTTGTAAGCGTTTCTCTGGAGAAGCTGCGGGGCAAGTGGGTGTATTTGCTCTTTTACCCGCTGGACTTCACCTTCGTGTGCCCCACCGAGGTGCTGGCCTTTTCCCGGGACGCCCATGAGTTTGCCGCGCGCAACTGCCAGATCTTTGGCGTTTCCGTGGATTCCAAGTACACCCACAAGGCGTGGGTGGATGCGCCCCGGGAGCGAGGGGGTCTGGGTGGCTCGTTGAACTACCCCCTGCTGGCAGACTTGACCAAGGAGGTTTCCCGCGCTTACGGCGTGTTGGACGAGCAAGCGGGCGTGGCGCTGCGGGGGCTTTTCCTCATCAACCCCGAAGGGGTGATTGTCCACGAAACCACGAACTTCCTGCCGGTGGGTCGCTCTTCCCGGGAAGCCCTGCGCACGCTCAAGGCCTTCCAGTACGTTTCCCAGCACACCAACGAGGTTTGCCCGGCCGACTGGGATGAGGGCAAGGACACCATGGTGGCCACGCCAGAAGGTGCCGCCCAGTACCTGGCCACCCACTGACCGTCTTTGGCCAAAACTTTCCTTCGGGGCCGCCGCTTCCCGGCGGCCCTCAGTCTTTGAAGCTGACCACAGCCACCGTGCCTGGTCGCACCTGCACGCTCTTTTGCCACAGCTGGCCTTGGCGCCTGAGCTGCACCTTGTACTCGCCGGCGGGGAGGGCAAGCGTTGGGCTGTAGTAGGCCGGCAGCCGGGTCCAGCCGTCGGCAGTGGCAAGGGAAACGCTGAAAGGCGGTAAGGGTGTGCCGTCGGCAGCAACCACCAGCACCTCGTCGCCGTCTTCTGCGGTGATTTCCAGCTTCCCTGCCGGTTGCAGTTGCAGGTTCAACCTGCCGGGCACTGAAAAGGACGCCACCGCGGCGCCAGTGCTTCGCCAGAGGCCCAGGTAGGTCCCCGATGGAAGGCTGGTCACGAACCCCCTGCCGTGCCGATCCAGCTCCACCCACTGCCATACCGGCGGGGACCCCGGTTGCACCGCCATCAGGCTTACCGCTTCCGGAAAGCTGCCATCCTCATCCCGCACCACCACATGGAGCGCGGATTCCGGCTCCAGCTTCAGCTCCAGGGTTTGGGAGCCGC encodes:
- a CDS encoding peroxiredoxin, yielding MSLVGKPAPLFTLEGYHNGEFVSVSLEKLRGKWVYLLFYPLDFTFVCPTEVLAFSRDAHEFAARNCQIFGVSVDSKYTHKAWVDAPRERGGLGGSLNYPLLADLTKEVSRAYGVLDEQAGVALRGLFLINPEGVIVHETTNFLPVGRSSREALRTLKAFQYVSQHTNEVCPADWDEGKDTMVATPEGAAQYLATH